TATACCACATTTTTTGATTTGCAGACCATACTTTATCTTGTTTCTTGAAAGGTGTAGGAATTATGTTTTTGATATGACGGTATTTCTTTTTGAGAATATGTACACACCAGCAAGCAGCCTGATCAGTTCCTAACGCTCCTCCAGTTATAAACCTGGACTTCTCTTCTTTTATGATTAACTCTTCAATTACTTCAAGCAGCTTACCTTTGAGTTTGAGCATTGTGGGATTTTTCATGTCATAACCACCCAATTTATTTGGTCTGTGCCCTGTGAAGCAAACTGTTTTCTTTCTCAGTGTTTCTTGTTCTTCTAAAAGCCGCTCACGTTCTTTTCTTTCATCAGCCCACTGCTTTTTCCATTCTGGATCATTTAGCTTTGCAAAATCAATTGCCATGATGCATTTTCACCATCCTATAAACAAATCTTTTTTAGCTGATCATCTAGTTTTCTAAACAACTGCTGAACCTTATCAAGCTTTTCATCTTCAAAAATAATGGCATCTTCTTTAAGAACTGCAGCTTTTGATAAAGGAGTGTTTGAATCATGTTGTACACTGTGAGCTATCCCGCCTTTATTTAATACATCGTAATACATACCTATCTTATCTTTGTACCAGTAGCTTGCATCTGAACATTTCATTATCCTTAATTTCATTAACTGTTCACCTCTCATTTCCGTTAAAACAGTCTTTTTATTTAGTGTAAGAATGCTTGACAGACCCACTTGTCTAAACCCTCATTCCTTTAAAGTTTCTTCACCGTCTGCTGGATTAAAACTCGCTAATCTTTCAAGTTGCTTTGAAAAGTGCTTAATCTTTTTAATCCTAAGTCTAAGGAACCCTCTTTAAGTTCAACCTCGCAGATGTACTCCATTGTTGAACGACTCCCGCATATTCCACAAAACGCCCTCTGTCTCTTATAAAATTTATCAATGGTAGTGGTACGGCCACAGCCAGTTCTGCAAATGTACTTGTAATGTGTCAAAAAAATTCTCTCCTTTCTTTTCCAATAAAATTTTACTTTTATCTAAAAATCATTTAGTTTCCAATGCCAAAGTTTCTTTTTCGAAATCGTTTCTCAATTTAATAATGGAGGTTGATTTTAGATATCCTCTGTCCTTTGTCTTAGCCCATGCAAAAAATCTATTATGCAAAGGAGTGTAAAGGCTTCCTGTGTTAACCATATGCTCATGCTTGTTGCTGATCTTATGCTTTAATCCCCTCATTTGTTTCCAAAAGTTATAGTAAGGGAGCTTAAGTTTTGTCATGAAGCCGGCAGCATCTTCAATTACATAACCCTCTTCCTCAATTGAAAAATCTTGTGACACGTCCAGATACCATCTATAGAAATCTGTCCAATTACTAAACTCCGCAACTTGTTTTTTGCACTCAATGGATAAACACTCTGCAGTAGCTCTCACTTCACTGTAAGGGAGTTTTTCATATTTCATCTGTCTTTTTACTATGTCTAAGAGGACTAGTTTGTCTTGATTGTATTCAATGATATGTGGATCTTTTTCTGTAAGTATTACTTCGAAAACGAATGAAACATTATTTAGCTTCAGATAATCTTTAATGATATTTACCTTCATTTCATCAAAGGACTTGAAAAACAGTTCTTCAACCCATTTCGCATGTTCATTTGATAATTGAGACGTAAAGGATTTAGAAGTGAATACCAACTGATCTGACAAAGAGTCATACCCTACAGTTCCTAAATATCCATTCGCCTTATCGAAGACTGTTACTGGAAACTTCATTGTATCTACGAGATGATGCATTCTTGTTTCAGACCGTTCCCCAATGTTAAAGAACTTATCATAGCTTCTGCTTACAATTTCATTGCTCTCAGTGTTAATAAACAATCCCCTTGCCTTAATATTTGTTTCATCCCACTTT
The Bacillus vallismortis genome window above contains:
- a CDS encoding SLOG family protein; amino-acid sequence: MAIDFAKLNDPEWKKQWADERKERERLLEEQETLRKKTVCFTGHRPNKLGGYDMKNPTMLKLKGKLLEVIEELIIKEEKSRFITGGALGTDQAACWCVHILKKKYRHIKNIIPTPFKKQDKVWSANQKMWYKRMIDVADEIINVEELDKYKVSGDEPGEFSPAKMQKRNEYMIDNSEAIVAVYDGSKSGTRNCLNYARKTYLGHQIWRLHPKCDFELDISYTP